A window of Bubalus kerabau isolate K-KA32 ecotype Philippines breed swamp buffalo unplaced genomic scaffold, PCC_UOA_SB_1v2 scaffold_78, whole genome shotgun sequence contains these coding sequences:
- the LOC129641155 gene encoding F-box-like/WD repeat-containing protein TBL1X isoform X1: MSITSDEVNFLVYRYLQESGFSHSAFTFGIESHISQSNINGTLVPPAALISILQKGLQYVEAEISINEDGTVFDGRPIESLSLIDAVMPDVVQTRQQAFREKLAQQQAAAAAAAAAAAAAAAAAATTAAPAAASQQNPPKNGEATVNGEENGAHAINNHSKPMEIDGDVEIPPSKATVLRGHESEVFICAWNPVSDLLASGSGDSTARIWNLNENSNGGSTQLVLRHCIREGGHDVPSNKDVTSLDWNSDGTLLATGSYDGFARIWTEDGNLASTLGQHKGPIFALKWNKKGNYILSAGVDKTTIIWDAHTGEAKQQFPFHSAPALDVDWQNNTTFASCSTDMCIHVCRLGCDRPVKTFQGHTNEVNAIKWDPSGMLLASCSDDMTLKIWSMKQDTCVHDLQAHSKEIYTIKWSPTGPATSNPNSSIMLASASFDSTVRLWDVERGVCVHTLTKHQEPVYSVAFSPDGKYLASGSFDKCVHIWNTQSGSLVHSYRGTGGIFEVCWNARGDKVGASASDGSVCVLDLRK; the protein is encoded by the exons GTTTTTCCCACTCGGCGTTCACATTCGGTATCGAGAGCCATATCAGCCAGTCCAACATCAATGGGACGCTAGTGCCGCCCGCCGCCCTCATCTCCATCCTGCAGAAGGGCCTGCAGTATGTGGAGGCCGAAATCAGCATCAACGAG GACGGCACGGTGTTCGACGGCCGCCCCATCGAGTCCCTGTCCCTGATTGACGCGGTGATGCCGGACGTGGTGCAGACGCGGCAGCAGGCCTTCCGGGAGAAGCTGGCCCAGCAGCAGGCGGCCGCGGCCGCAGCAGccgcagcggcggcagcagccgCGGCAGCAGCGGCCACGACGGCGGCCCCCGCGGCCGCTTCCCAGCAGAACCCACCAAAGAACGGCGAGGCCACGGTCAACGGGGAGGAGAACGGAGCACACGCCATCA ATAATCACTCGAAACCAATGGAAATAGACGGAGACGTGGAGATCCCGCCCAGCAAAGCCACCGTCCTTCGGGGCCACGAGTCCGAGGTGTTCATTTGTGCCTGGAACCCTGTCAGTGACCTCTTGGCTTCGGG GTCCGGAGACTCGACCGCCAGGATATGGAACCTGAATGAAAACAGCAACGGGGGGTCCACACAGCTGGTGCTGAGGCACTGTATCCGGGAGGGGGGCCACGACGTCCCCAGTAACAAAGACGTCACCTCGCTGGACTGGAAC AGTGACGGGACACTACTGGCTACGGGTTCCTATGATGGTTTTGCAAGAATATGGACAGAGGATG GTAACCTGGCCAGCACCTTAGGCCAACATAAAGGCCCCATCTTCGCCTTGAAGTGGAACAAGAAGGGCAATTACATTTTGAGTGCTGGAGTAGACAAA ACAACAATAATCTGGGATGCTCACACAGGAGAAGCCAAACAACAGTTTCCGTTTCATTCCG CCCCTGCGCTCGACGTGGACTGGCAGAACAACACGACCTTCGCCTCCTGCAGCACGGACATGTGTATTCACGTCTGCAGACTCGGCTGTGACCGCCCCGTGAAAACATTCCAGGGACACACG AATGAGGTCAACGCTATCAAATGGGATCCGTCTGGCATGTTGCTAGCCTCCTGCTCTGATGACATGACATTGAAG ATCTGGAGTATGAAGCAGGACACGTGTGTCCACGACCTTCAGGCGCACAGCAAAGAGATATACACCATCAAGTGGAGTCCCACTGGGCCGGCCACCAGCAACCCCAACTCCAGCATCATGCTGGCGAG CGCCTCGTTCGATTCTACTGTCCGACTTTGGGACGTGGAGCGGGGCGTGTGCGTCCACACGCTCACCAAGCACCAGGAACCCGTGTACAGCGTGGCCTTCAGCCCCGACGGGAAGTACTTGGCCAGCGGCTCCTTCGACAAGTGTGTGCACATCTGGAACACTCAG AGCGGAAGTCTCGTCCACAGCTACCGAGGCACCGGGGGCATCTTCGAGGTGTGCTGGAATGCCCGGGGCGACAAAGTGGGCGCCAGTGCGTCAGATGGCTCC gTGTGCGTGTTAGATCTGCGAAagtaa
- the LOC129641155 gene encoding F-box-like/WD repeat-containing protein TBL1X isoform X2, which yields MPDVVQTRQQAFREKLAQQQAAAAAAAAAAAAAAAAAATTAAPAAASQQNPPKNGEATVNGEENGAHAINNHSKPMEIDGDVEIPPSKATVLRGHESEVFICAWNPVSDLLASGSGDSTARIWNLNENSNGGSTQLVLRHCIREGGHDVPSNKDVTSLDWNSDGTLLATGSYDGFARIWTEDGNLASTLGQHKGPIFALKWNKKGNYILSAGVDKTTIIWDAHTGEAKQQFPFHSAPALDVDWQNNTTFASCSTDMCIHVCRLGCDRPVKTFQGHTNEVNAIKWDPSGMLLASCSDDMTLKIWSMKQDTCVHDLQAHSKEIYTIKWSPTGPATSNPNSSIMLASASFDSTVRLWDVERGVCVHTLTKHQEPVYSVAFSPDGKYLASGSFDKCVHIWNTQSGSLVHSYRGTGGIFEVCWNARGDKVGASASDGSVCVLDLRK from the exons ATGCCGGACGTGGTGCAGACGCGGCAGCAGGCCTTCCGGGAGAAGCTGGCCCAGCAGCAGGCGGCCGCGGCCGCAGCAGccgcagcggcggcagcagccgCGGCAGCAGCGGCCACGACGGCGGCCCCCGCGGCCGCTTCCCAGCAGAACCCACCAAAGAACGGCGAGGCCACGGTCAACGGGGAGGAGAACGGAGCACACGCCATCA ATAATCACTCGAAACCAATGGAAATAGACGGAGACGTGGAGATCCCGCCCAGCAAAGCCACCGTCCTTCGGGGCCACGAGTCCGAGGTGTTCATTTGTGCCTGGAACCCTGTCAGTGACCTCTTGGCTTCGGG GTCCGGAGACTCGACCGCCAGGATATGGAACCTGAATGAAAACAGCAACGGGGGGTCCACACAGCTGGTGCTGAGGCACTGTATCCGGGAGGGGGGCCACGACGTCCCCAGTAACAAAGACGTCACCTCGCTGGACTGGAAC AGTGACGGGACACTACTGGCTACGGGTTCCTATGATGGTTTTGCAAGAATATGGACAGAGGATG GTAACCTGGCCAGCACCTTAGGCCAACATAAAGGCCCCATCTTCGCCTTGAAGTGGAACAAGAAGGGCAATTACATTTTGAGTGCTGGAGTAGACAAA ACAACAATAATCTGGGATGCTCACACAGGAGAAGCCAAACAACAGTTTCCGTTTCATTCCG CCCCTGCGCTCGACGTGGACTGGCAGAACAACACGACCTTCGCCTCCTGCAGCACGGACATGTGTATTCACGTCTGCAGACTCGGCTGTGACCGCCCCGTGAAAACATTCCAGGGACACACG AATGAGGTCAACGCTATCAAATGGGATCCGTCTGGCATGTTGCTAGCCTCCTGCTCTGATGACATGACATTGAAG ATCTGGAGTATGAAGCAGGACACGTGTGTCCACGACCTTCAGGCGCACAGCAAAGAGATATACACCATCAAGTGGAGTCCCACTGGGCCGGCCACCAGCAACCCCAACTCCAGCATCATGCTGGCGAG CGCCTCGTTCGATTCTACTGTCCGACTTTGGGACGTGGAGCGGGGCGTGTGCGTCCACACGCTCACCAAGCACCAGGAACCCGTGTACAGCGTGGCCTTCAGCCCCGACGGGAAGTACTTGGCCAGCGGCTCCTTCGACAAGTGTGTGCACATCTGGAACACTCAG AGCGGAAGTCTCGTCCACAGCTACCGAGGCACCGGGGGCATCTTCGAGGTGTGCTGGAATGCCCGGGGCGACAAAGTGGGCGCCAGTGCGTCAGATGGCTCC gTGTGCGTGTTAGATCTGCGAAagtaa